The DNA sequence CTTGAGCTCGTCCAGGTCGTTCCACACGCCGGTGGCCAGCCCCGCCGCGTACGCGGCACCCAGGCAGGTCGTCTCGGAGATCTTGGGCCGGATCACCGGCACGTCGAGCACGTCCGCCTGGTGCTGCATGAGCAGGTTGTTCTTCGTCATGCCGCCGTCGACCTTGAGGGTCGTGATCTGCACACCGGAGTCCTGGTACATGGCGTCCACGACCTCGCGCGTCTGCCAGCTCGTCGCCTCCAGCACCGCGCGCGCGAGGTGCGCCTTGGTGACGTACCGCGTCAGTCCGGTGACCACCCCGCGCGCGTCGGAACGCCAGTACGGCGCGAAGAGGCCGGAGAAGGCGGGCACGATGTACGCGCCGCCGTTGTCCTCGACGCTCGCCGCAAGGGGCTCGATCTCGTCGGCGGTGCGGATGATGCCGAGCTGGTCGCGGAACCACTGGACCAGCGCGCCCGTTATGGCTATTGCCCCCTCCAGGCAGTACACGGGCGCTTCGCTGCCGATCTTGTAGCCCATCGTCGTCAGCAGCCCGCTCTTCGACGGCACAGGGCGGTTGCCGGTGTTGAGTAGCAGGAAGCTGCCCGTGCCGTAGGTGTTCTTCGCGGTGCCGACGTCGTAGCAGGCCTGCCCGAACACGGCTGCCTGCTGGTCGCCCAGGGCGGAGGCGACCGGCACCCCGGCCAGCTGTCCGACGGCGGTCCCGTACACCTCCGAGGACGACTTGATCTCCGGGAGGACGGCTTCGGGGACGTTCATGGCGGACAGGATGGAGGGGTCCCACTGGAGGGTCTCGAGGTTCATCAGCATGGTGCGTCCGGCGTTCGTCACGTCGGTGACGTGCTGCCCGCCGTCCGTGCCGCCCGTGAGGTTCCAGATCAGCCAGGAGTCGATGGTGCCGAAGGCGATCTCGCCGCGCTCGGCGCGGTCCCTGAGGCCGGGCACGTTGTCCAGCAGCCAGGCAGCCTTGGGGCCGGAGAAGTAGCTGGCCAGCGGCAGCCCGGTCTGCTCACGGAATCGATCCTGACCGTCGGAACCCCCCAGCTGGTTGCACAGCGCCGCCGTACGGGTGTCCTGCCACACGATCGCGTTGTGCACCGGCTTGCCCGTCGCGCGGTCCCACAGAACCGTCGTCTCGCGCTGGTTGGTGATCCCGAGCGCGCTGAGCTGGTCGGCACGCAGGCCGGCCTTGGCTATCGCGCCGGCGACCACCGCCTGCACCTTGGACCAGATCTCGGTGGCGTCGTGCTCCACCCACCCGGGCTTGGGGAAGATCTGGCGGTGCTCGCGCTGGTCGACGGCGACGATGGCGCCGCTCTGGTTGAAGACGATGCAGCGGCTGGAGGTGGTGCCCTGGTCGATTGCGGCGACGTACTTTTCGGCGTTGTCCGTCATTGCTACCCCTTGGGCTGATTCAGAAGGCTGCGTTGTAGATGAGGCCACCGAGAAGGCCGCCGATCAGTGGACCGACCACCGGGATCCACGAGTAGCCCCAGTCGGACGTGCCCTTGTTCGGGATCGGCAGGAAGGTGTGGATGATGCGCGGTCCGAGGTCACGTGCCGGGTTGATGGCGTACCCGGTCGGGCCACCCAGCGAGAGGCCGATACCGACGACCAGCAGTGAGACGAGCAGGATCGCGATGCCGGAGCCGTAGATGCCGTCGGCCTGACCCGCGATCTGTCCGATGCCGATGCCCTCGACGTGCCTGTTGTTGCCGACCAGCGCCAGGATGGGCAGCACCAGGGCGATGGTGGCGAGGATCTCGGTGATCAGGTTGGCGATCGGGTTCCGGATCTCGGGGATCGTGGAGAAGATGCCGAGGGTCGGAACCGGTTCGTCCGCCGTGCCTTCTGTGGTGCCCGTCTGCCGTACGTTGGCCTGGAACTGGGCGTAGTACGTGAGGTAGCACAGCACTGCGCCGATCATGGCGCCGGTGATCTGGCCGAGCAGATAGACCCAGACCTTGTCCCAGACGCCGGTGTCGACCGCGAGACCGAAGGTGACGGCCGGGTTGATCACACCGCCGGAGAGCGGAGCAGCGGTGTAGGCGCCCGCCAGCACACCGAAGCCCCAGCCGAACGCGATCACCACCCAGCCGGCGGCGCGTGCCTTGGAGAATCTCAGGGTGACGGCGGCGCAGACGCCGGCGCCGAACAGGATCAGGATCGCCGTACCGATCATCTCGCCGACGAATATGTCTCCGTTGGTCATGGCGGCTCCTTGGCCGTGGCCCGGGGTGATCGACCCCGAACCTCCGTGCAGGGTGCGTTTCCCTTGGCTACTTCAGCCGAAGGCAGGGAAGGGTCCCGCGCCCCGCCCGGCGTCCGTGACGAGCGTGCCGTCGCAGCCGACTCGCCCGTGGGGAAAAGGGCTCTGGTCCTGGCGCAGCCGCGCGGCGCAGTGCGTGGATACGCCGAGAATGTACGGCGATGTCGACTGACACCGGGAAGTGTTCACCGGCGTCCAGGGGGCGTCAAGGTCGCGGACGTCAACGGTTGAGGGCGTGCCCACGGTCACGGACCGTCGTCGACCGGGCTCGCGGCACGTCCACTGGCGGGCGGGACGGGCACCGGGGTCCCGCTGAGGCCGGCAGGGAGGCCAGTTCCTGCTGGTCCCGACGGGGCCGATGATGATGTTTTGCACTGAGGCCGCACGGACACCGCCTCGGCCTCCGCCGACCTGGTAGGAGAAGCGTCTCACCCTCTGCCCGGCTCCGCCACCGCCCACTCGGCGGGGGCCGTCGCCTCGTCCACCCCGCGCAGGATCTCGTGCCCGGGGAGCCCTGCCCGGCCCAGCACCCAGCTCGCTCCGCTCAGCGACTTCGCGGCCTTCTTCAGCGGCGCCAGACAGGCGGCCGCCTGCCGGTGGTCCGTCACGCTGCCCGGCTCGCACAGGACCGTGGCCAGGGACAGCGTGATGGCAAGTCCACCGGCGGACCAGGGCGCGTCCAGCACCGACGAGGCCAGCGGGTCCAGTCCCTCCGGATCAGCCAGCACCAGGAAGTCGTCCCCGCCGATGTGGCCCACGCGGGTACTGTCCGTAGCCGCGTGCTGCAGCACCCGTCCGACGGACCGGATCAGCTCGTCGCCCGCCGCGAACCCGGCGCCGTCATTGACCTGCTTGAAGTGGTCCACATCCAGCCAGCTCAGCGCGAACCTCCGGCCATCCGCGATCCGCCGGTCCACCTCACCGGTGATCGCGTCCGAGCCGGGCAGCCGGGTCAGCGGGTTGAGCGCCGCAGCTTCCTCGACTCGATTCTCGGCCAGAGCCCGTACGAGGTCCGCGAGCCGTACGACGCCCACGCAGCGGCCGTACCGGTCGACCACCGCCACATCGTCCGACGTACGGTTGCTCCCGCCGTCCGCGACCACGTCCAGCACCTCCCACGCGGTGGCGTCGACGCCCACCGTGCGTGGGAGATCTCCCAGCTTGGCCGCGGGCCGGTCCGCGTACAGGGCATGGCCGTAGCGGCCCGACATCGACAGCAGGAAGCGGGAGCGGTGCACCGACCGCACCGGGACGCCGCTCCGGTCCACCAGGAGCACCCCGGACACGTCCGGCGACCCGGTCAGCAGCGCCCGCACTTGGCCCGCGGACGCGGTGGCGGGCAACAACGCGGCCGGCCGCACGAACTCCCGTACAGACGGTCCCGACCGTGGCGTCACCGACAGTCCGGGGGAGCGCGGCGGAACGTATACCTCCGCCGCGGGCAGCCGAGCCGGCGGGGCGAACAGCTCACCCTGAGCCAGCTGCGCACCGGCCGACCGCGCGGACGCGCACTGGAGCTCCGTCTCCACGCCCTCGACGCACAGGAGTGCTCCCTGCTGCTCGCAGAGCGTCCGCATCGCCCGCACCGCGGCCGGCCGCGCCAGCAGGGACGTGTCGAGCTTGACGAGATCCGGCGCCATGTCCGTGAGCAGGCGCAGCGGGAGGTCTCCGTCTCCGACGCCGTCCGCGCTGATACGGAAGCCCTGGTTCCGTAGCGCGCCTATCGCCTCCAGCAGCGCGTGCTGCGGCACGTGCGTGTACGGGGGACCGATGTCGATCGTCACCTCCCACGGCAGGCGACCCGCCGCGCGCACGGCATCGTGCAGCGGAGTGAGCCCGCCGAGGTCGGCGAGGGTGCCGGCGAACACGTTGACGTACAGGGGCAGCAACGTCTCCTTGCGTGCCGCCGCACGGAACGCCAACACGGCGAGCCGGCCGTCGAGTTCGGGATCGCGGCGCGCCTCGGCCAGGACGTCGCCGGTCTCCGGGCGGGCGAGTATCTCCAGCCCCGCGACTCCACCGGTCGTCAGATTGACCACCGGCTGGAAGGCGAAGCGGAGAGTATCCGTCCAGGAGTCCACGGGAGCATGATGGCGCCGCCGAAGCTCGCCCGAGCCCAGTTCATGAGACGTTCACGCAGGATTCCGGCTTGCTCACGGAGTGTAGAAACGCCACGTCGTCCGTGGTGGTACGGCCGTGACGCCACCCTCACAACCGCGTGTCCGGGCCCGACGAGCCCTCACGACTCATCGCACCGCGACCACGGCCGAGCCGTGCCCGAACAGTCCCTGGTTGGCGGCGATTCCCACACGTGCCCCGGTGACCTGCCGGTCGCCTGCGACGCCTCTCAACTGCCAGGTCAGTTCGCATACTTGGGCGATGGCCTGGGCTGGGACCGCCTCTCCGAAGGAGGCAAGACCGCCGCTCGCGTTCACCGGTATGCGTCCACCCAGTGAGGTAGAGCCCTCACGCAGCAGCTTCGCGGCGTCTCCCTGGCTGCACAGCCCCAGGTCCTCGTACCACTGCAACTCCAGTGCGGTGGACAGGTCGTAGACCTCCGCGAAGGAGAGATCATCGGGACCGATGCCGGCCTCCTGATAGGCCGCGCGCGCGATCGACTCCCGGAACGTCTCGGCCGCCGGTTGCACTGCCACCGCCGAGTCGGTTCCGATGTCGGGCAGATCCAGGACGGTGTTGGGGTAACGCGGCGTCACGGTGGACACGGCCCGGATGCGCACCGGATCACTGACCCCTTGCCGACGTGCGAACTCCATGCCTGCCAGCACGAGCGCAGCCCCTCCGTCCGAGGTCGCGCAGATGTCGAGCAGCCGTAGGGGATCGGCGACGACCGCGGAGGCGGCCACGTCCTCGGCGGTGACCGGTTCGCGGTAGCGGGCGTAGGGATTGAGCGCACCCGCTGCGGCGTTCTTCACCTTGACCTGCGCGAAGTCCTCCGGTGTGTCCCCGTACACGGCCATCCGTCGACGCGCGTACAACCCGAAGTACGTCGGATTGGTCGCACCGAGAACCCGGAAGCGAAGCCAGTCGGGATCGTCGGGCCGATCGCCGCCGGCAGGCCGGAAGAAGCCTTTGGGAGCCGCGTCGGCGCCCACCACCAGCACCACGTCGGCGAGTCCCGAAAGTATCTGCGCCCGCGCGGTGTTGATGGCCTGCGCCCCGGACGCGCACGCTGCGTACACGCTCGCGACCCGGGCCCCCTGCCAGCCGAGCGCCTTCGCGAACGTCGCCCCCGCCACGTACCCCGGATAGCCGCCCCGCACGGTGTCCGCACCGACGATGGAGGTGATGTCCCGCCACTCAAGTCCCGCATCGGCGAGTGCTGCGCGAGCCGCCACCGCGCCGTACTCGACGAAGCTGCGCCCCCACTTGCCCCACGGGTGCATGCCCGCGCCCAGCACCGCCACGTCGTCCGTCATGCCGTCACCCCCGTCGGCCGCCACTGCCACGTCGTCCAGGTCGTCTCCGCGTCCTCATGCAGCACTGCGGGGACGACCTCCACTTCCATGCCCACCGTCAGGTCGGCGACGGTGATCCCGGGAACCGTCTGTCCCAGCACCACGAGGCGCTCGGACTCCAGCTCCACAGCGATCAACGCGTAGGGCTCCCATGGAAGTTCCGGGTTGGTCACATAGGGTGACGGAGGCCGGTATCGGCTGTCCGTGTACGACCACACGCGCCCCCGCCGCGAGAGCGGAACCTCCTCCAGGTCGCCGCCCGGGCAGCCGGGGTTGCGGCAGTGAACGTCCTCGCGCGGAAAGAAGACCGACGTGCAGGCCGAGCAGCGGGTGCCGAGGAGGCGGAAGTCGGCCTCGTCCCCGGCGAACCACCCGGCGACCACCGGTGTGCGCGTGCGTGGCATAGCCCCTCCCGATCGTCCGATCTGACGGAACGTCAGAAGTCTGCCATGGCCAACGGAAAAGCGGCAGGGTCGCCCGGACTCACCGGCGGCGGCCTTCCTGTCCGGCTTTCAGGGTGGAATGCATCCGATCGCTTCCGCGACGAGACAGACTCCTGATACATGCAGGAGACATGACACGACTCTCGACCGCGGTACGGGGACTGGTCACCACGCTCGCCACCCTCCTCGCCGTGACCGCCGCCCCAACAGCTGCCCAGGCGAAGCCAGAGCCCACAGCACCGAAGGACTTCGTGGCGCTGAGACACGTGGACCCGACCATCGTTCAGGAGATGCGGTACTTCACCCCGCACAACTTCGTGGGCGAGCGCATCGACGGCTACCGACAGCCCCTGTGCATCCTCACCCGACCCGCCGCGGAGGCCCTCCACAAGGCCCAGAAGCGGCTGTTGCGCCAGGGCTACACGCTCAAGGTGTACGACTGCTACCGCCCGCAGCGCGCCGTCGACCACTTCGTGCGCTGGGCCGAAGACCTCGACGACGAGGCCATGAAGGACGAGTTCTACCCGAACGTCGACAAGACCCGTCTGTTCGTGGACGGCTACATCGCCGAGAAGTCCGGGCACAGCCGCGGCTCGACCATGGACCTGACGATCGTCAGACTGCCGGCGAAACCCACCCGGCCGTACGTACCAGGAGAGCCCCTCGTGCCCTGCTTCGCGGCGCAGGCCGAGCGCTTTCCCGACAACTCCCTCGACATGGGCACCGGCTTCGACTGTTTCGACACTCTGTCCCACACCCTCGACCCGCGCATCCAGGGCGAACAACGGACCAACCGGCTGCTGCTCAAGAGCACCCTCGAAGCCCTCGGCTTCGTGAACCTCGCCGAGGAGTGGTGGCACTACACGTTCAAACCGGAGCCCTACTCGGACACCTACTTCGACTTCCCCGTGTCCAGGAAATCCCTGACCAGGCATTAGTGCGGCCCCCCGGAAGACGCCCTTCCGCTGATCGGATACAGTCCGCCGCGTGTCCGAAACTCAGCACTCTGCCCCCAACTCCGCAGCAGATTCCCGCTGTTCAAGCTGCGGCGCGCCCTACGGAGAGGGCGTCTCCGGCTGGCCCCGCAGCTGCTCTGCGTGCGGCGCCGTGGCCTACCGCAATCCGCTGCCGGTAGCGATCGCGCTCCTGCCCGTGTACGACGAGCAGGGCACCGCCCTGGTCGTCATCACCCGAACCGTCGCCCCCGCGCGCGGAGGCATCGCCCTGCCCGGTGGCTACATCGACGACCGCGAGGACTGGCGGCAGGCAGTCGTCCGCGAACTCAGGGAAGAGACCGGCATCGACGCGGCCGGCCGCGATGTACGTCTCGTCGACGCCATGAGCTCTCCCGACGGTCACCTGCTGCTGTTCGGCCTCCTTCCGGAACGGCCGGCCGACCGACTGCCGACCTCGGCCGCCACGCACGAGACCGAGGGCTGGCACCTCCTGCGAAGGCCGGAGGAGCTCGCCTTCCCGTTGCACACAGTGGCCGTCAGGGCGTTCTTCGAGGGCCGCTACATCTGAGCCGAACCCTCATCGAGCCCTCGTATGAGCACCGGACGGGGGGAGGCGATCATGCCGTCCTCGCGCTCCAGCTCGACGACCAGCTTTCGGCCTTCCCAGCGGGTGACATACCGCTCGATCTCCGGTTCGTCCTCGCCGCCACCCGTGTCCGGCACGACCAGCCCGCCCCCCGTGCGTCCGGGGGCGGGTGCCCATACCTCCAGTTCCAGCCCGCCGTCGTCCCCGCGCACGGGGACGACGGCACCCGAGCGCGCCAGCACCGGGAGCCGCGACATGGGCGCGTCCAGGAGGATCTGCCCCGGCCCCTCGTACGCCCGCCCCGTCGCCGTGTCGTACCAGCGCCCTCGCGGCAGCTGCACCGCACGTCGGTCGGCGCCCGGATCCAGCACCGGCGCCACCAGCAGACAGTCGCCCAGCAGAAACGCATCCTCGCAGTCACGCAACGCGCGGTCCTCCGGTGCCGACCACCACAGCGGACGCACGTACGGCGCTCCTGTCCGCCGGGCCAGATGCGCCAGCGTCACGAAGTAGGGCAGCAGCCTGCGACGCTCGACGAGCGCCACGCGCGCGTGCTCCAGCACCTCGGGACCGAACTCCCACGGCTCCCTGCGTCCCGCCCGCAGACTCGCATGCGTACGGAACAGCGGCAGATAGGCGGCCAGCTGGAACCAGCGCAGATACAGCTCCGGCGACGGACTCCCGTCGAATCCGCCCACGTCCGGCCCCGAATAGGGCACCCCGCACAGCCCGAGACCCATGACCAGCGACAGCGACACCCGCAGCCCGGGCCAGCCTGTGGCCAGATCCCCGGACCACGTGCCTCCGTAGCGCTGCATGCCGGCCCATCCCGAGCGGGAGAAGACGAAAGGCCGCTCCCGGGGCGCCAGTTCGAGCAAGCCCTCGTAGCCGGCCCTGGCCATGCA is a window from the Streptomyces sp. NBC_00299 genome containing:
- the glpK gene encoding glycerol kinase GlpK; amino-acid sequence: MTDNAEKYVAAIDQGTTSSRCIVFNQSGAIVAVDQREHRQIFPKPGWVEHDATEIWSKVQAVVAGAIAKAGLRADQLSALGITNQRETTVLWDRATGKPVHNAIVWQDTRTAALCNQLGGSDGQDRFREQTGLPLASYFSGPKAAWLLDNVPGLRDRAERGEIAFGTIDSWLIWNLTGGTDGGQHVTDVTNAGRTMLMNLETLQWDPSILSAMNVPEAVLPEIKSSSEVYGTAVGQLAGVPVASALGDQQAAVFGQACYDVGTAKNTYGTGSFLLLNTGNRPVPSKSGLLTTMGYKIGSEAPVYCLEGAIAITGALVQWFRDQLGIIRTADEIEPLAASVEDNGGAYIVPAFSGLFAPYWRSDARGVVTGLTRYVTKAHLARAVLEATSWQTREVVDAMYQDSGVQITTLKVDGGMTKNNLLMQHQADVLDVPVIRPKISETTCLGAAYAAGLATGVWNDLDELKAHWAKDVEWTPSMTAQERDREYHQWRKAVEKSFGWLEDGDS
- a CDS encoding M15 family metallopeptidase, with product MTRLSTAVRGLVTTLATLLAVTAAPTAAQAKPEPTAPKDFVALRHVDPTIVQEMRYFTPHNFVGERIDGYRQPLCILTRPAAEALHKAQKRLLRQGYTLKVYDCYRPQRAVDHFVRWAEDLDDEAMKDEFYPNVDKTRLFVDGYIAEKSGHSRGSTMDLTIVRLPAKPTRPYVPGEPLVPCFAAQAERFPDNSLDMGTGFDCFDTLSHTLDPRIQGEQRTNRLLLKSTLEALGFVNLAEEWWHYTFKPEPYSDTYFDFPVSRKSLTRH
- a CDS encoding lipid-transfer protein; amino-acid sequence: MTDDVAVLGAGMHPWGKWGRSFVEYGAVAARAALADAGLEWRDITSIVGADTVRGGYPGYVAGATFAKALGWQGARVASVYAACASGAQAINTARAQILSGLADVVLVVGADAAPKGFFRPAGGDRPDDPDWLRFRVLGATNPTYFGLYARRRMAVYGDTPEDFAQVKVKNAAAGALNPYARYREPVTAEDVAASAVVADPLRLLDICATSDGGAALVLAGMEFARRQGVSDPVRIRAVSTVTPRYPNTVLDLPDIGTDSAVAVQPAAETFRESIARAAYQEAGIGPDDLSFAEVYDLSTALELQWYEDLGLCSQGDAAKLLREGSTSLGGRIPVNASGGLASFGEAVPAQAIAQVCELTWQLRGVAGDRQVTGARVGIAANQGLFGHGSAVVAVR
- a CDS encoding Zn-ribbon domain-containing OB-fold protein, with translation MVAGWFAGDEADFRLLGTRCSACTSVFFPREDVHCRNPGCPGGDLEEVPLSRRGRVWSYTDSRYRPPSPYVTNPELPWEPYALIAVELESERLVVLGQTVPGITVADLTVGMEVEVVPAVLHEDAETTWTTWQWRPTGVTA
- a CDS encoding NUDIX domain-containing protein, encoding MSETQHSAPNSAADSRCSSCGAPYGEGVSGWPRSCSACGAVAYRNPLPVAIALLPVYDEQGTALVVITRTVAPARGGIALPGGYIDDREDWRQAVVRELREETGIDAAGRDVRLVDAMSSPDGHLLLFGLLPERPADRLPTSAATHETEGWHLLRRPEELAFPLHTVAVRAFFEGRYI
- a CDS encoding GGDEF domain-containing protein, which translates into the protein MDSWTDTLRFAFQPVVNLTTGGVAGLEILARPETGDVLAEARRDPELDGRLAVLAFRAAARKETLLPLYVNVFAGTLADLGGLTPLHDAVRAAGRLPWEVTIDIGPPYTHVPQHALLEAIGALRNQGFRISADGVGDGDLPLRLLTDMAPDLVKLDTSLLARPAAVRAMRTLCEQQGALLCVEGVETELQCASARSAGAQLAQGELFAPPARLPAAEVYVPPRSPGLSVTPRSGPSVREFVRPAALLPATASAGQVRALLTGSPDVSGVLLVDRSGVPVRSVHRSRFLLSMSGRYGHALYADRPAAKLGDLPRTVGVDATAWEVLDVVADGGSNRTSDDVAVVDRYGRCVGVVRLADLVRALAENRVEEAAALNPLTRLPGSDAITGEVDRRIADGRRFALSWLDVDHFKQVNDGAGFAAGDELIRSVGRVLQHAATDSTRVGHIGGDDFLVLADPEGLDPLASSVLDAPWSAGGLAITLSLATVLCEPGSVTDHRQAAACLAPLKKAAKSLSGASWVLGRAGLPGHEILRGVDEATAPAEWAVAEPGRG
- a CDS encoding MIP/aquaporin family protein, giving the protein MTNGDIFVGEMIGTAILILFGAGVCAAVTLRFSKARAAGWVVIAFGWGFGVLAGAYTAAPLSGGVINPAVTFGLAVDTGVWDKVWVYLLGQITGAMIGAVLCYLTYYAQFQANVRQTGTTEGTADEPVPTLGIFSTIPEIRNPIANLITEILATIALVLPILALVGNNRHVEGIGIGQIAGQADGIYGSGIAILLVSLLVVGIGLSLGGPTGYAINPARDLGPRIIHTFLPIPNKGTSDWGYSWIPVVGPLIGGLLGGLIYNAAF